Within the Beduinella massiliensis genome, the region GGTCGAGTATCTGGCCGCCCGGCCACGGACGGAGCGCGAGATGGAAACGCGCCTTCACCAATGCGGCTACACGGACAAGGCCGTCGCCCGCGTCATGGCCCGTCTGCAGCGCGAAGGCTTTTTAAACGACGCACAATTTGCGGATCAGTGGACGCAGGCCCGGCAGGAGCGCGCGCTCGGTAAGCGCCGCATTGCCCAGGAGCTCGCGCGCAAGGGCGTCTCGCGCGAACACGTAGACGCCGCCCTTTCCCATGTCGACGAGGAGGAACAGCAGCGCCAGGCGACCGAGCTGTGCAGGCGGCTCCTTGACAGAACGCGTGGAAAGGACGAGCGCGACGTCTGCCGGAAGGTGCTGGCCGCGCTGGTTCGCCGCGGCTACGATTGGGATACCGCCAAGAGGGCGCTTGCGCATGCGGGCACGGATTCCTCCGACGACGGCTGGGACGAGTGATTCATCGGACGGGCAGCAGGATCTTCGTCACGTAGTCATCGCTTCGCTCCGATGTCAGGCTGTCCAGCACGCAGTATTCATAGGCATATCCGCAGGGCTCCATCCCCCTGCGCTCAATTTCCTTCAGCAATTTCCGGTACGTCACGCCCGTCTGTTCGTACGTTCCAACGTGGTACGCAAACGCCGCCCTCCCCGCGGGACGTCGCAGGCAGCCCGGTATTTCCGATTCGAGCGGCAAAAAGGCATACCGTGCGCGCAGGACATCGCCCGAGCGAATGTCCTCCAGTGCGACCATCGTACCCAGTTGATAGTAGTGAGGGTAATTTTCTTCCTTTGCCCGGCGCAGCAGGCGTTTGAGCGCGAGGTCCTGCTCCTCCAGATGTCCCGGCGCCTCGACCGGCTCTGCCGCGAGGATGTCGCCCGCAACGTCCTGAATGACGACACCCTCCTGTGTGTCTTCATAAAACGCTTCCAACGTCCCGATTTTGCGCTCCAGCTTCCGCGCAGTTCGGTCGAGCCGGCGCATTTTCTCGTGGATGCGCTGGCGCTGAGCGGCCATCAGCTCAATCGCCCGGCTGTCGTTCCGGCTCTTCATAAAGCCCCGTATCTCGTCGAGCGAGAGCCCCATCTCCTTGAGCATCAGGATGCTGTCCAGCACTTCAAGCTGCTCCGCCGTATAGTAGCGATAGCCGTTCTTGGGGTCGATAAAGCGCGGCACAAAAACTCCTTCCCGGTCGTAATAGATGAGCGCCTGCTTGGAAAGCCCGCTCAGTTTCGCCACCTCGCCGACTGTAAAACGCGTATGCATCGATTTCCTTCCTCCCGGCCCTTGACAATATAGCTACTATATCCTTTATACTGAGGTTTGTCAAGAAATCCAGCGATAAACCCAGAAAGGAGCTTTTCCCTTGAACACATCCTCTTCTCGCCGTGCGCAGGCGCTTTGCCACTACGGTTCGCTTCTGCTGGGCGCGTGCATTTTGGCCTTTGGCCTCTTTAACGTGCACAGCCAAAGCCAGATTACGGAGGGCGGCGTGCTCGGCATGACGCTTTTTTTGCAGCACTGGCTGAAAATTTCTCCTGGCATCAGCGGCTTTGTTATGGACATGACCTGCTATGCCGTCGGCTTTCGCCTGCTCGGCAGGTCTTTTCTGAAAAATGCGGTCGTCGCAAGCTGCGGCTTTTCCCTGTTTTATAACCTTTTTGAGCACTTCGGTCCTATTTTGCCGCCGCTTTCCGATCAGCCCCTCTTCGCCGCGCTGCTCGGCGGTCTGTTCGTCGGCGTCGGCGTGGGCCTCGTCGTGCGCGCGGGCGGCGCCTCT harbors:
- a CDS encoding regulatory protein RecX; the encoded protein is MSRITSIKKQRGLVLVEIEEEAALRVPASLYRERPLQPDTDLDIEAYEAWLSEREYPHALSRAVEYLAARPRTEREMETRLHQCGYTDKAVARVMARLQREGFLNDAQFADQWTQARQERALGKRRIAQELARKGVSREHVDAALSHVDEEEQQRQATELCRRLLDRTRGKDERDVCRKVLAALVRRGYDWDTAKRALAHAGTDSSDDGWDE
- a CDS encoding MerR family transcriptional regulator, which codes for MHTRFTVGEVAKLSGLSKQALIYYDREGVFVPRFIDPKNGYRYYTAEQLEVLDSILMLKEMGLSLDEIRGFMKSRNDSRAIELMAAQRQRIHEKMRRLDRTARKLERKIGTLEAFYEDTQEGVVIQDVAGDILAAEPVEAPGHLEEQDLALKRLLRRAKEENYPHYYQLGTMVALEDIRSGDVLRARYAFLPLESEIPGCLRRPAGRAAFAYHVGTYEQTGVTYRKLLKEIERRGMEPCGYAYEYCVLDSLTSERSDDYVTKILLPVR
- a CDS encoding YitT family protein → MNTSSSRRAQALCHYGSLLLGACILAFGLFNVHSQSQITEGGVLGMTLFLQHWLKISPGISGFVMDMTCYAVGFRLLGRSFLKNAVVASCGFSLFYNLFEHFGPILPPLSDQPLFAALLGGLFVGVGVGLVVRAGGASGGDDALALIIVRLTKLPIAKAYFFTDFVVLMLSLTYIPVTKILCSLVTVTISSFIIGRIHTLGNSVVPETE